TTTGCCAAGATGATTGATCCCACTGAGTCGCCCAATTCAGGAAGCTGTGCAGCCTCGACATCCTCATCCACTGAGGCAAAGAAACCAGAAGAGCCCGCAACTAAGCAGCCCGAATTTGCTAACCAATCGACTGCGGGGTCTTCTGTCTCGTCGTCAGGTCAGGCTTCTCTTGAAACGGAACCCTTGCTGCCCAAGCCTGCTGatacaccaccaccaccaccggcCGCCGAGCCGGAGAAGCAGCGTCGCTCAGAAAGCTTGGATCCCGATTGGCAAGTGATTGATTCGCTAATCACTCTGGACCCACTCGAGCCCACTGCTGCACCACAGCAGCCAGTGCGCGATTTTGGTCAGTTGGGACAAATGATGCGGCAGCATATGCAAGAGGAAGAGCAACGCGAGCAGGCTACAGCCAACACCCAGACTTCTCAGGTGGATACGGTGagcacttccacttccacgtCGGTTTCCACCAATAGCGTCGGCACCTCACCAGCATCCCCCCAGGAAAAGACCACTCCGACAGTCTATCATACCGGTAAGTCTCCAGAcgaatattatattattattcgTATACTTATCCTTTCCATTTTGCTTAGATGAACGCATCAACGACTCCATACACGCAATGATGGCCATGGGCTTCAGCAATGAGGGCGCCTGGTTGACACAGCTACTGGAGTCGGTCCAGGGCAATATACCAGCTGCTCTTGACATTATGCACAATTCGCAGCGTAGTAACTAAATTTACATATATTAAATAAACGTACACATATTAATTATAATCGTATATTCAATAACTGTAGCATCCAATTAAAAAGTGGCAATTTAAATGTAGTTCTAGGATTTGATCCTTTGGTGATTGCTTAATAACAACAATATATAGAGAATGTTATGTATTTTATCTTTCAATTAATCAAAAGTATATTATCACATGCAGCACTATTATGTAAAATACCAATAAAGGCACaacaataataaaaaaattgcTCTTGAAAGATTTCTAAAGAAGTTGTAATTATTATTCATTTCCTGATGGTTTCCAGTTATATTTCTATTTGTACTATCTAATAGTTAAGTATTTAAGAAATCTACAATACTTTATAGCGCAGTTCTAAATGTCCTAATGCACCCTTAAAGATCGTTTCTTTCAAAAAGTTCACCTAAAGGTCTTCTCTCGCTTGTACTGGCTCTGCCTGGAAGAGACTATTTGATATCAAGACAAAAATATCCCGTACAAATCTTCGTAATTCGTAATTTGAGGTAGTTATGGTGGCAATAAATGTAAAGAACTTGAACAGATTCTGGTGGTGACGTTTCCATTGGCGCCGCCCGAAGCCCGTATTATAGCCAAACATTTGCGAGACCATCAATGCGAGGAATCCGATCAGGCCGAAGAAACGATGGAGGAATTTCAAAGTAATGCTACTGCTGATGAAATACAGAGGTAGACCGCTTAGCACGCTGCCAAGCAGAAGAGCACAACCGACTATGCCTGAGGGAGacaataaattaaacatttgTACACGAGTTTCGGGCGAGTGCTGACGAACTTACCAAAGAAGCCGTGATTGCTGCGGAAGTGCCGTACCGTAGCGTTGGGATCTTCTCGTTTCCGTTCCAGCTTCTGCCATGTCTTGATCGCAATGCCTCCGACCCCGACCAGGAACGCCAGCAGCCCCAGAATCGCATGCAAGCGATTCAAGTTGGTTTGTCCGATCCATGCCTCCAGGCTCCTGCTGTTTCTCACCAACAAAGCCTCGCCCATTAAGAAAACAAACTGCGGGGATAATTGGTATGTTTCTTTAGAAATATGTACACGATCCAAGCCACAATATACTCACAGCAATTGTGCAGTAGAAAGCATGTCCAGCCGTGTGCGCCAGCTTCAGGACCAAGCACTTGTAGACGATGGCCACGGTGATCCCAGTTAGCAGAACGTGCGAGATGAGGGTGCAGAAGTTAAAGTAAAATCCTGCATAGCTACTGGAATCATTCTGATGATCTCCCGTCTCGCAGACATCGCCTAGACAGCCTTGTAATTCATTGATGGCCATGCTGTTGATATTAGTCCTTATCTGGTACGTGAGATGCGCACGTTCGGGTGATAAGTTGAGTGGCACTATAAACCGAGAGCAACTGGTGACGTCTGATCGCTTTGGATGTTAGGCAGCGTTTGACTCGTTCACGCCACGAAACAGCTGGAAAAAGTGACCAGCGGATCGATCGCTGTTCTCTCAGAGAATTCCCAATTttcgagaaaacaaaaaaagaattACACTTTCAAAACAAGTAGAGCGCGGTGTTTTCATGGTGAGTCAGCTGTTCGTTCACGTGCTTTACCTTGGCGCGTAAaaggcggcagcagcagccaggtgTGGTGGCGATGATTGCCATTGCTCCGGCTGGGCTGTGATTTTGTGCGattattgttatttttggaGCATTCTAAAACCAGTTTTTATCATTAGCCCTGCCAAATTATTATCCGGTATTATTCATGCAAAAACTTTCCAACTTTGGCCATCAATAATACTCTACTCGTGTTGCAGCTCTTCTGATAATAGTTTGGGTCCGACCTAAGAAACTGTCCAAAACGAGCAACGAGTGTTGTGAAATTGCGTCCCAAAGAAATTGCCTGATGAATGAGTGAATGGAATGGAAGAAAATGTTTCTCTTGGGGAAACCACCTTTGGGTATGGTCACTTGGGCGTGTATCTGTAGCTGTTTGTGTGGAATTGGAACTGTTTCTGAGGAGATAATAGCTCTAAATATGTACATGCACAAGTATTTACTGCTTGGGTGCGCGATAACCCATGCTTGTTGAATAGGAAGTCGTACAACCGTGAATTTACTTGGGTCATATCCATATCACTCCAGATCCGAGAATCTCGCTTCTATTTACATATTTACAAATGTATCTTTGTGTAAGTCGAACAAGGTATAATTATACAAGTAGATTATCTATACCACAGGGGGTTCACCGCAAAAAATCCGGTTTAGCGAATATCTTTTGTATGTGTATCTTTCGTAAATTAGTCATACTGCCTATATACTTTTCTCTTTTGCAAAGTTACATATGTGAAATACATACAGGTGACGTCATTGTTTGGCCCAAAGAGCGAGAGatacaaaacaacaacagctgaCGCGGCGCTATGGAGAGAGGTTAATATTGCAAAGtagagagcaagagagagtTTGATATATTTATAAGTCCCACAGCAAAACCGTAGAACGCTGTATTTCCCATCCGTACGCCGGCTTCGGTTGGTGTTTGCTGCTAATAAGtaatttaaacaaaataaagAGAGATGACACCCATCATTTACTGAAACTTTTGATGTTGGGATTTTCCAAATATTAAAGGCATCAACAAACTACAAAATATCTGTGGTTCTGCGGAAACTAAGTATTCTCAGGAATTCCCCAAACTGTCCCCAGCCCATGTACGTAATGTGTTGACGTATGTATAACCATAGTCAAAGTGTAGAACCGTGTCCATTAGCGTACTAAAAGCGAATTTCGATAAAAACTAGCTTTTAAGGCACGAAGCGACAGTTATTAGAGACAATTAAAGTGTTAATATCTGAAAAAAAACCAAGATGAAATATATTATTTCAGAGATATATGGTATATCCATATGTACAttaattaatttgattttcGCATGGCTAAAGTTCAGCGACCAACACCTGAAATATCGCACTTCTAATTCATTCCATAGAACAATCAGATAATTCAGGGGCAAACCCTATTTGCGTGTATTACTGTGTATATCACTTGTTCAATAAACCTGCAAAATGTTTTGTGGGTGTATGATATCATTAACGTTCAGCCATTGCTTTCTATGACGAAATACTTCGCTAGTCCAAgctatatatttatttatggaTGTAAGATCTTTTCTATCTATACGTATTGAAAAAtgttatatatgtacattggccagtatgtatgtacatacatactcgtatatataAATCCATACGTACATGATAACATTATAGTTGGCTGGCCCAACCTTTTGATGTTCAAGCTGCGATTGCCGGCGTTTTTTCTGtatattgttattattatttctggttttgtttgtttgtctgtTCTGACTTATCATCGATTTGCTAATAGATTTGTATGTACTGTACAAAATACATTTGCAGTCCTTGtacattatgtacatatgtacatctagGCACTCACACAAGCATACATTTATTTGCTTATAATTTTTAtcagtatttatttttgtatgaCTCGCGCCACTGTCGACGTCGGCGTCGCCAGGCCCGGCTTTGAATCTTTGTTGTTGGTTGTTGGTGTCGTCGATGCTATAACAAATCTGTGAGGCTTCCCACTGAACCAGTCTCAGCTCAGCTCTGAGACCCGTCGGTTGTATCCGCGCTTGCAATATCTGTTCACAATAATCGAAAACCCCCAGCACCCCCGTTCAAAGTGTTTCCCCTTttgtaattttatttttattttgctcCTCCTTGTCCCCTTTCggccgccacacacacaaaatgctTCGCGCAGACGCCTTTGCTGTCACCGTCTGTGCGACTCTCGCGCTGCTGCAGATGATGGAACCGGTAAAATGCGAGGGGTAAGTCCATTCCATTTTCGGTAGATATGGCCAATGAGATCGGTCAAAAAAAGTTATAATTTAATGAATATGTATATGGGCAGGTAGGGCATCGCAGCATTTAATTAGGCTTCAAGGTAATTAAGTATATGGTGTGTTTTCTATgttcatatatacatacatacatatgtactaatatatgcacatatgtatatatatttatttagtaCCTGGTTCGCTGTTAGTTATTATTACGAGTGCAAAGTAGTATATTTGTTGATTTATAGCCATTTTGCCCTTGAATGATTAAAAGGACAATGTTCTAATTTGAATTGTGtatcaaataaaaaaattgcCTATATTTTGTCGATCAATAATAAGAAATAGGTGATGGcataatatttatatatgtatatgcacatactcgtatatcaTCCATCGGCTCTCTACAATGTTTTTTTTCGATCAAACTTGTGCTGCTAATTGAGTTTTTTAGTAAACCACATTTTATATATTGCTCACACATCGCATCTTTTGTTTGGTTTATTGTGGTTTTTGTTGATTACAACTCATTAATCACTGACACGATCATGTTGCTCTATCGAGACAAGCTGGATAATTACTAATAATTAGAAACGAATATAAAGGCTAAATACGAAATGCGATATTAAGTTGAGAAGTTGTAATAACCTACTGCCATTCAAGCTTGAATGTTAAAACTAATCAAAACCCAAACAACGGAGAAGCTCTCCTGGGGGCCAGTTCGTTTTACGGGTTTGTAAGTGctaaaaaaataacaaaaagtTCGTAAACAAATTGTTCGTTATATAATCATAAAGCCATCCGGTTTTTGAGATTTTGGATTCTGATTCAGCGTAGAATCAGGTTTTTGGAACATTTACCGTTATCTCCAGTATTCTAATGAAATTCAtgtataaatacatatacttTATTCATATACGACAAAAAAACCCATCTCGGTATTTGATGATTACCTTCGGGGAATTGATAATCCTGAGGTTAATGGAAGGGCTAATCAAAAATTTGTGTTATTTAAGAAAAAGCGTAGTTCACGGCTCCATCATAAACATTAAATTCTGAGATCAACTTTTGTGATTTACCAATAGAAACATAATTAACGATTCTGTTCTTCGATTACAGTAAATACACCATTGTTGGCCCCGGAACCATACATTCTCATCGCGACTACAATGTGGCCGTTGCCGTTCATCAAACCAAGGAGCCGGTGACCCTCAAAATTGGCATCACAGGACCCTCATTCAATGAGACCCAAACGGTGGAACTGGCCAAGTCAGATGAGTTCAAGCAGATCACCTTCAAGCTGCCGCCTCTGGAGACGGGGGATTACAATCTAACCGCCGAGGGCATATCGGGGCTGAAATTTGTCAATACAACGAAGCTTAACTATGATGACTTCAGGCCGTACATTAAGATACAAACCGATAAGGGGAAGTACAAGCCCGGCGATACGATCAACTATCGCGTCATCTTCCTGGATGAGAACCTGCGACCGGACACAGCTGAGGACGGGGTCGTTGTCTGGTTCGAAGACTCCAAGCGCAACCGCATTAAGCAGGAGAAGCACATCAAGACCACCAGTGGAGTGTACACCGGGAAGTTCGAGCTCTCCGAGTTTGCCACGCTCGGCACGTGGACTCTACTGGTTCATAATGGCGAAAATCAGCAGGGACGCTCATTTTATCCAGGCGGACGACACTTTGGCCACTTTCGTTCCGATGAACGTGTCTCCTTCGAGGTGGAGAAATATGTCCTGCCCAAATACACCATCAAAATGGATGCCACCCAGCAAGTGTCAGTCAGAGATGGTGATATAAACATAGTGCTGAAGGCCAAGTATGTAAATGTTTCTACTCCGAGAATATTCTCGTAAATAATTGTTGTACTTCTTGTCTTGGTGTAGCTATACCTATGGCAAGCCCGTCAATGGCAAGGTTTTGGTCAATGTTCACATGGATGAGACCAGTGTGTGGGAGAATGTCGATGGCAAAACCGTGCGCAATGACTTCCCCGGCCACTCGCTGATTGCCACCGCGGACATGGTCAATGGCAAAGCCAAGTTTGATCTGAATCTTAAGGAGTTCGCTAGTTATTTGCCACACAAAACGTCATCGGCATATGCCCAGATTACGGCAACTCTCGAGGAGAACTTTACGGGCGTGAAACTCAACGAAACTGGTGGTGTTCAACT
The sequence above is a segment of the Drosophila miranda strain MSH22 chromosome 4, D.miranda_PacBio2.1, whole genome shotgun sequence genome. Coding sequences within it:
- the LOC108162568 gene encoding uncharacterized protein LOC108162568, coding for MAINELQGCLGDVCETGDHQNDSSSYAGFYFNFCTLISHVLLTGITVAIVYKCLVLKLAHTAGHAFYCTIAFVFLMGEALLVRNSRSLEAWIGQTNLNRLHAILGLLAFLVGVGGIAIKTWQKLERKREDPNATVRHFRSNHGFFGIVGCALLLGSVLSGLPLYFISSSITLKFLHRFFGLIGFLALMVSQMFGYNTGFGRRQWKRHHQNLFKFFTFIATITTSNYELRRFVRDIFVLISNSLFQAEPVQAREDL